A single genomic interval of Spinacia oleracea cultivar Varoflay chromosome 6, BTI_SOV_V1, whole genome shotgun sequence harbors:
- the LOC110777452 gene encoding uncharacterized protein, with amino-acid sequence MELPDYPIYCHWGGEILQSSGDVTYKGGERKFGFVNCQMSYDEVLSKVYDLMRCDSRYVELKLLMRYPMMSGSYEAIPLDDDNSLKAMLIAMSQTQSTTMQLFIEQLPKQPETQSHLESFHEMESFPYLPLTNQSGLTGSFTRMLTDEQYASEHILELTSPTQTPHVEATNGDPSMILFDSLDQICVDFFGDEEVGVDSDVDEDEDTQDANDKAIRESAPSQIFNNVAELDPILLDSWRTWSNNHSFDGEFAIGQEFDSSAQLKDIVKGYSIAKNHSFKVLESEPTKYVVECKRKSSCKCSWRLRAIKDPCLASFRIVRYNGPHASNCLGDINSIDHPLLSSDFVCNEIKDLIRADPSLKIRVIVQAVKVKFKYTITYKRAWSAKQKAIASIFGDWEQSYEELPRYMQALKESNPGTVVEWCTLASNEDPSVHIFFRVFWAFKPSIDGFKHCRPLITIDGTHLYGKYKGTLLIAMGTDANSQLFPLAFAIVESENGESWKWFMKCIRHLVTQREGLCVISDRHAGILQTMNEVNSGWEEPRAHHRFCTRHLASNVNTQFKNAYVKNLFGKAADARQRKKFDYYLGRIGELNVEAHKYLMDISSHRWSIHHDGGFRYGVKTTNMSEAFNGVMKGARCLPITALVRMTFYRVNSYFVTRRGWGKRRIEEGHDFVEKATTTIEMNMAKSGAHEVQAFDHEMGLFEVTTGRGGRASGKGGNVHTVNLVAKTCTCEKLKIYKLPCSHVLAVCRSRSLSYAAFVDPFFTTVEYRQTYLKSFHPLPDVPYWPHYTGVRIVADASKRRGVGRPKSSRYPNEMDSSARRSVNVKSCSICRRQGHNKKTCAARGGVGSSG; translated from the coding sequence ATGGAGTTGCCAGACTATCCTATTTATTGTCATTGGGGAGGGGAAATTTTGCAAAGTAGCGGTGATGTTACATATAAAGGAGGAGAGCGAAAATTTGGGTTTGTCAATTGTCAAATGAGTTATGATGAGGTTTTGAGTAAGGTTTATGATCTTATGAGATGTGACTCGAGATATGTGGAGTTGAAGCTACTAATGAGGTATCCAATGATGTCCGGTTCATATGAAGCCATTCCGTTGGATGATGACAATTCTTTAAAAGCAATGTTGATTGCTATGTCTCAAACACAATCAACCACAATGCAATTGTTCATCGAGCAACTTCCAAAGCAACCTGAAACTCAATCCCACTTGGAATCCTTTCATGAAATGGAATCATTTCCCTACTTGCCCTTGACAAATCAAAGTGGGTTAACGGGTTCATTCACAAGAATGCTTACGGATGAACAATATGCTAGTGAACACATTTTAGAGCTCACTTCTCCAACTCAAACACCACATGTAGAAGCTACAAATGGTGATCCATCTATGATACTTTTCGATTCTCTAGATCAAATATGTGTTGATTTTTTTGGAGATGAAGAGGTTGGGGTGGATAGTGAtgttgatgaagatgaagatacaCAAGATGCTAATGACAAAGCTATAAGAGAAAGCGCTCCATCTCAAATTTTCAACAATGTTGCAGAGTTGGATCCGattttgcttgattcttggaggaCTTGGTCCAACAACCACTCTTTCGATGGTGAATTTGCTATTGGGCAAGAGTTTGATTCTTCGGCGCAATTGAAAGACATAGTCAAAGGTTATTCCATAGCTAAAAATCATTCATTTAAGGTGTTGGAGAGTGAGCCCACAAAATACGTAGTTGAGTGTAAAAGAAAGAGTTCATGCAAATGCTCATGGAGGTTACGTGCAATCAAGGATCCTTGTCTTGCTTCATTCAGAATTGTGAGGTATAATGGCCCCCATGCAAGTAATTGTTTGGGTGACATAAACTCAATCGATCATCCTCTTCTCTCCTCTGATTTTGTATGCAATGAGATAAAAGATCTTATTCGTGCCGATCCTTCTTTGAAAATCCGTGTTATTGTGCAAGCGGTGAAAGTTAAGTTTAAGTATACCATCACTTACAAGAGAGCTTGGTCAGCGAAACAAAAGGCTATTGCAAGCATTTTTGGTGATTGGGAGCAATCTTACGAAGAGTTGCCTAGGTACATGCAAGCATTGAAAGAATCTAATCCAGGAACCGTCGTGGAATGGTGTACCTTGGCTTCTAATGAAGATCCTTCTGTTCACAttttttttagagtgttttggGCATTCAAGCCTTCCATCGATGGTTTTAAGCACTGTCGACCCCTAATCACCATAGATGGAACTCATTTGTATGGTAAGTACAAGGGCACGTTACTCATAGCCATGGGTACAGATGCGAATTCTCAATTGTTCCCTCTTGCTTTTGCTATTGTTGAAAGTGAAAATGGTGAGAGTTGGAAATGGTTCATGAAATGCATTCGGCATTTAGTTACTCAGAGGGAAGGTTTATGTGTCATTTCTGATAGACATGCAGGGATTTTGCAAACAATGAATGAGGTCAATAGTGGGTGGGAGGAGCCGCGTGCCCACCATCGATTTTGTACTCGTCACCTTGCCTCTAATGTCAACACTCAGTTCAAGAATGCTTATGTGAAGAACCTTTTCGGAAAAGCCGCAGATGCTCGTCAAAGAAAGAAGTTTGATTACTACTTGGGAAGAATTGGTGAATTGAATGTTGAAGCTCATAAGTACTTGATGGATATTTCTTCTCATCGGTGGTCGATCCACCATGATGGTGGTTTTAGATATGGCGTGAAAACCACAAACATGTCCGAAGCTTTTAATGGGGTGATGAAAGGTGCTCGTTGTTTGCCGATAACCGCCCTTGTTCGGATGACGTTTTACCGAGTGAACTCCTACTTTGTTACAAGACGAGGTTGGGGTAAAAGGAGAATTGAAGAAGGCCACGATTTCGTTGAGAAGgccacaacaacaattgaaatgAACATGGCAAAATCTGGTGCTCACGAGGTCCAAGCCTTTGATCATGAGATGGGGCTATTTGAGGTTACAACTGGACGAGGAGGCAGGGCTTCAGGTAAAGGTGGTAACGTACACACTGTTAACCTTGTAGCCAAAACTTGCACTTGTGAGAAATTAAAAATCTACAAGTTGCCATGCTCCCATGTGCTTGCGGTTTGTCGTTCTCGCAGCTTATCTTATGCTGCTTTCGTTGATCCTTTCTTTACCACTGTCGAGTATAGGCAAACATACTTGAAGAGCTTTCATCCACTTCCTGATGTTCCCTATTGGCCTCATTATACTGGGGTGAGAATAGTTGCTGATGCTAGTAAACGGCGTGGTGTGGGACGCCCAAAGTCGTCTCGATACCCTAATGAGATGGATTCGAGTGCTCGACGCAGTGTCAATGTAAAATCATGTAGCATTTGTCGACGTCAAGGGCATAATAAGAAAACTTGTGCAGCTAGGGGTGGTGTTGGATCATCGGGGTAA